A stretch of DNA from Larimichthys crocea isolate SSNF unplaced genomic scaffold, L_crocea_2.0 scaffold74680, whole genome shotgun sequence:
ACATGTTCAATCAAGTAGTCATCTCAGGTATGTTAAGACACTTACAATGAAGACACTGATACAGCCTATCTATATTTACACTCTGCTCCTGGAAGCATATTTtactctctcctttccctccaaACATATAGTCCATCGCACCTACTACAGTCGGAATGTTAACTTTACCTGATGTACTAGTAGATGGGGATTCCTTGGGGGCACCCTTGATTTGGGCTACTAAGAAATCTTTGTCATTTCTTAGCTCACTGTTGGTTTCCTCAAGGTGTTTGATACGGTCCTCAAGGTATGCAATCTTCTGCTGATCCAgcttttgttgttcttttagTTTGGCTACCATCAACGCCCCTGTTGGAGACACTGCACACAAAGGACTTGTTAAAAATACATAGAAAACTGGGTAACACTTTACAATTAAactgcaagcagcgatggtcgggcccgcgcatatgcgcacgtcgaaatgtgcgcatgtggaatGGCCACaaccgtttccccaaaattaatcattttgataaaagTTTTTGGTAATTgatagcgccccctagagacgaaatgaacacattttgtttcctggactggggacagcgcctcgaagcatgacatTCAAATTTGGTTCAGTTTCGctgaagcgttcctgagatatgagctcacatgcaaTTTTGTTCATTACAGCGCCTCCTCGTGGACAatgagttgaaattatttctcagatgtcaagtccccaagccttgacaacatcctgcttagtttgaggtggatatggtcaatattgtccgagctggacgtcatctcgtaaaagtggtcttttttgtctccactaggaggcgctatgaaatcacagaatatttttgttgGAAATGTATTCTAGCCAACTACCGTTGTATATGAGAAGTTTTGTGAGAGATTGGagcatttttcacaaagttacagCACTTACGAAATGGGGATTTTGTGGCCCCGCCCCCTGACATAGtaaatcaaaaagttatgatttttgATACTTTCATTGTCAAAGCCTCATAAACCCATGCAGCAAGTTTCAAGAAGATCGGACGaaagccctaggaggagttcattcaaataCGACCCCTTCTCAACAGTTCGAAACacaaaaatggtgattttcatgcttaaatatgtcacttcctgttaatTTTACAAATTGCTCAAAAGAATTTTTTTGTAGGTGCTTGTGATGCCCCCATAACTCAGCtgagtttcataactctgttcaAAACTGTGGCGGCTGctccaaagaaaaattcaagggggcgctatagagcattttgcccctccccctcattatTAATGCAGCCGATTGTGCATAATATAGCTCTTAACAACCCCAACAAGTTTcaacagctctgacaaagtatagATAGCCGCACAGTTTGCCCGAAAATcgcccaaaagtcaatggagtcttgtttttgtgcagcatccactttgacgcaccgtcacggccacgcccttttatgaaaagtttgaaattattttctcagatgtcaagtccaaggccttgacacatccacacctagtttgagtggatatgatcaatattgtccgagctgcacgccatctcgtaaaagtgtttttttttgtcgtcactaggagcgctatgaaaatcacaaaatattttgtggaaatgtatttttggcCGAACTGCCATTATATATTCAATTTTGGTGAAGGTTGGAGaatttttttcacaaagttatagcactttgaaattttatggcaaatggagaatttcgtggccccgcccctctgacatagtacatcaaaaagttatgatttttgATACTTTTTATCGTCAAGCCTCATGAACccatgtgccaagtttcaaagGATCGGACGAAAGCCCAGGAGGAGTGCGTTCCAAAtacgacccctggaaatgaccaaaaaatcacaaaaacgtGAACTTTGACCCAAAATGGCCGCCGTACCTTTACCaacccgggtcaccaagagactttttggtGCGTCTCGGTATGTTTCATACACCCTCCAACTCATCCcgcgtggatgaaaccgtgtcCGGGGGCTCCTCCACACCaaacctaggtggcgctgtggaggcatatGCGTACGTTCATttgtgagacctccaaaatacaaaattttaCGCCCGACTTTGGGGGGTACGCAAATTTTCAATGAGTTTTGTGGGGATATTAAAGCCTTGAAAAAGGCAATTCATTGGgtggaataataaaaagaaaaaaaagaaaaaaaataataaacatttgaaatacaatagggcttcgcacggcttccgtgctcgggccctaataaggTACAGGGTACATGAATATACCAGTATTCCTTAACCTTGATTTAACAGTAAAGTGTGTAGGACTCAATGTTAAACATTAATGCCGTGTCAGCTAAGTGTAATACTTCTCATTGTTTATACTGTagttaatacattaataaatgtatattcATGTTCCCTTATTGTAAAGTGTTACTGAAAAATGGTTCTGAATATGCTGACTCAGTGGCAGACAAGACTCACAATCAGAATTTAACTTCACCGTTTTGAGGATGGGTGTAAGGATGGGTCAATGTTCATGCatgtacccccccccccccccccccccccccccccccccccccccccccccgaacGAAcatttctcgtgcgccctaacggccgcctGTGcgccctggatgcgccgtgcgcccctggatgcgccgtgcgccccgggatgcgccgtgcgccaccgggatgcgccgtgcgcccctctgccttgtcaacaccccgccCCGGGGCGCCCGGCCTGTAGCGTATCGAAAATTAcagaggttttttgctttttcgggcgttcggGCCTACCATTCACTTTACATCATGCAGGAGAAAGCAACATGTATATGTCatacaaaaatatatcataCATACCGGTACCCAATTTCTTGGTCAAGTGTTTGGATTTGCTTTTCTTTGGTTGGATAGGGATTTCTTCCAccgttttttcctcctcatttgATTCTTCCAAAGTCTGCACCGAACCCTCGCCTTTCTCTTCTAACGGCTCCGTCTTCATCCCCCGTCTTCTACGTGTTTCCATCTGGCCATCATTGTcgatagcaaaaaaaaaaaagcatattggTGTTTGCCATATTAACGTCTCAGTAGCAAAGTCACAATCCACATATATTTCCAGCTAACACTAACCAATGAGCTTAGAGATATCTAGCGCCTTTGCTACTACTGTCAAAAATGAATGCTGCCTATGACTTAACACTTGTGGAAGTGCTTCTTGCTAAATAGTTCACAACGTAAGGGCAAAGTCATTAGCTGAAAGTTAACTTTGAGGTAGCTAAAGATAACTAAGTTTACCAAATTGATGGATGCTACTTAGAAGGATAATcgtatactgtcagtggttctTTATGAGTGGTTAAATAATTACTGCGCTTCCCTTGGACAATGCGTACTCTTCCGTCGTATTTACAGTTGATCTGCAATCCGTGTGGAATATTCTGGTTTCGAGCGCTTTTCGTTTCAGCGAAGTGGAAGAAGccagtgacagaaagaaatgcacccccccccccccccaaatcCATCAAATTGAAATCCTCTATCCAACTCAGAGACATCGGTCAGAGCGGCCAACTGTAGGACCGCCGCCATTAGCACATTTAAGAGAGTGTCATAAAAGCAGGCAGCCACTAGACCAAAGGTTATTGCAGGAATTTGGACAAAAATATTAGGCGTTCAGACAATCAGAGaagcaaagaaaggaaaatagTTTTAATTGGATGCGTAAAATGGGGAATCATGAAAAGGGGGATGAAGTGTGGAAAATGTAATAGAAGCATGTATCTGGAAAAATCAAGTCATGTCATCGATGGATTACGCTTGGTAAGTGACTATAAACAAAGCTAAAGCTTTACTGTTGAATAAGATTCCGCCCCTGTGAATAAATGTGCTAGTTACTAGAATCTAGCAATGCGACTGATTTCGTTTGTAAAATCGTATTAACTAAAGGACTCTCTGTATCGGTCGTATAGCGTTGTGCGTCTAGTTAGTGTATAGTGTTTTCAGGACTGATTACAGCGATCGCCGGCGATTACGTTGGAATGTTTTAAGAGGCGTACCAAAACGAGAAAGTTGCAGTCCTTCAACAGTGTAAATAATGTAATGGTGGATGATTTGGTTAAGCTGTTATGATATGGTCTTGCTTAATTATCAAACGCAAGGTGCCTGCAAAATGCTATTTTTCAGTGTTGCCCTTTCCCTCTTCAGGATCTGTAAGCATCACAAAAGTTCTCCCCTGTCTGTGCGCAAGGGCTCAATATTCGCAAGGTCTCATACTCCTTTGGCAAAATGGCTCGAGTTCATTCTCAGGTAAGTTACCTTGATTAGAAAAACACTGTTCAcccatctttttttctgtaacaaAGGCCACATTTGAATaggctgtactgtatgtagttaTGAGCTTGAAAGGCATTTTTCTAT
This window harbors:
- the LOC109137709 gene encoding corepressor interacting with RBPJ 1-like — encoded protein: METRRRRGMKTEPLEEKGEGSVQTLEESNEEEKTVEEIPIQPKKSKSKHLTKKLGTVSPTGALMVAKLKEQQKLDQQKIAYLEDRIKHLEETNSELRNDKDFLVAQIKGAPKESPSTSTSGSGKTLPVLPLSSTSSSPSSTQSSSSSSEEEKKKMKKRAKKSRKHHVPTSRSRVTSIEGVIPPTKPA